Below is a window of Caldicellulosiruptoraceae bacterium PP1 DNA.
TTAAGGAGGCTGGTATCAGAAAAAACTACTACAAAAACCCAACCGAAGATGCTGTAATTATGTGGCTTTATTTAGGCTAAGAAACTTTTGATTGAGTATTTACAACAGAAGAGGGATCTATAGCTAATGAATCTGTATATTCAACTATTTCAATCTCACAATTTGGCCCAATTTCTATATTCCTGCCACGTACAATCTTACAGGTGGTATTTTCAAGATGAATAACATCACCTTCTATGCTGTTTACATCAAGCCTTGAATCAAAAGACCTGATTAAATTTGATAATAATGGAATTTTTACACCCTTTACATATATACTTGTGCATCCGATTTCTCTAACAGAACATTTTCTGAAAACCTTTATTGAAATATTCTCAGCATTGAGGAGCCCATCTATGTTAAAGCTGCCTTTGACCTCAAAGTTATCAGCACTGAAATCACCCTTTGTGCTAACAAAGCCATTAATTTCAACATTATTAGCATCAACATTACCAAGTATATTAAGTGTACCATTGATTTCAAAATTATCAGTATTTAGATCATTTGATATAGAGCATGTGCCATTTACCTCAATACTATCTGTTTTTACAAAGCCGTTAAAGTTAGCAGTTCCATTTATTTCAATACTTTGAGCATGAACATCACCTTGATGATTAATAACTCCATTACATTCTAATGTAGTACAGTTAATATTTCCGTTTCCATTTCCAGCGCCGTTAATCTCTACATTGCTATAATTTCCTCCTGCAATTTGGCCAGCACCATTAATAACTACGTTATATCTTTCATTTTCACTCATAAAAAATCTCCCTTTCTATATTTTTTTCAGTTTTAATTCTTCAATACACTTTTCAATATCAATAGAAGCAATAATCTTAGCCTCTTTATCAAACAATGTATTTTCACAACCAAGGACAATAAATGATATACCAAATTTTCTCACAATACTTAAAATTTTGTATGTTCCAACAAAATTTTCATCAGAACTAGGATTTAATGTGTCAATTATAAGCTTTGCTTCTTCTAATGTGATTTCACTGTTAATAAGTAAACTGTCAATAATATAAGAGCATATAATCTCAGTGAACGATAATAATTGCTTTTCACCCCAGAACATCTTCAGAAAATTAAATGTTCTTGACGAAACAATGTTATGGGTTATTAAACTGTCTAGAGTAAGCTCTCTTATAACTATATTTTCAGAGAATACATCAGCTAATTGGTCAAGGGACAGGTCATCTTTCATATTTTTGATTTTATTTATCCTGTCTATTATCTTATCTTTTGGGAAAAATGTTTCTTGTCCTGTAAATGTAGATTTTCTAATAAACCATTCCTCAGGAATAAGCTTTTTCCTTTTCCAACGATAAAGCTGTCCATATGATATCTTTGTTATCTCTAATAGTTCCTTTTTTGAAATAAGTTCTTCGTTCATTTTTGCCACCTCAATATTATTGTAACATAACAATGTTACACTGTAAACAATAATTCTATAAATTTTGGAATATAAGTATGTGTTTTATAACTACTAAACTGTATTGAAGTAAAATAATATTAACAGCAATTATCAAATATTTATATTTTGAGATATATATAAAAATAAGACTTAAACACATCATTACAAAAAATACCTTGAATATTAAAAAATATAAAGGATTTTTGACTATGAGAAATCTCATTATAGGATTTGCTTCGTATATAAAAGAGTATTTTATACCAATATAGGTAAAAATAGCATCAATGAAATTTAATAAATAAAGAGAAAGGATTAATAAAAAATATTTAATTTTTTGAATACTCAAAAATAATCACCTCATTAATATAATTGCAAAAATAATGAAATATAAACTATTTAAAACAATATTGAATAAAATAAATATGTATTGATAAATTAGTAATTACTTTCAAAATTATAATTGTTATAAAGCCTTTTAAGTTATATAATATTTTAGTAAGTTTAAAGAAGGAAGGGGGCATATAATGAAAAGATTGTTTGGCACTGATGGCGTTAGAGGAATTGCAAACCAAGAGCTTACTTGTGAGCTTGCGTTTAACCTTGGGCGTGCAGGTGCATATGTTTTAACAAAGGTACACAAGAAACCAAAGATAATAATAGGGAAGGACACAAGGCTTTCTTGTGATATGCTTGAGTCTTCATTAGCAGCAGGGTTATCTTCTGTTGGTGCAGATGTTTATCTTGTTGGGGTAACAACAACACCGGCTATTGCATATCTAACTCGTGAAAAAGGATTTGATGCTGGGGTTATGATTTCAGCGTCACATAATCCTTATGAATTTAATGGAATTAAGTTTTTTAACTCTGATGGATTTAAACTTTCAGATGCTACAGAAATGGAGATTGAGGATATTATACTAAATAATAGGTTTGATGTTATCCCAAAACCAGAGAATAATATGATTGGTAAAATTCAAACAATCGATTTGAAAGAGGATTATAAGAGATTTTTAAAGTCGACTGTTGATGGACTTAATTTAGTTGGGACAAAGATAGTTCTTGATTGCGCAAATGGTGCTTCGTATAAGATTGCACCTGAAATTTTTAGAGAGCTTGGTGCTGATGTTGTTGTTCTTTCTGATAATCCAAATGGTATAAATATTAACAAAAACTGTGGGTCTACACATTTGGAACATCTTCAGGAAGAAGTCTTAAAACATCAAGCTGATTTTGGTATTGCCTTTGACGGTGATGCTGATAGATGCTTGGCTGTTGATGAAAATGGTGAGGTTGTTGATGGCGACAAAATAATGCTTTTGATTGCAAACAATCTCAAAAAACAAGGGAAATTATCAAGTGATACATTGGTTGTTACAGTTATGAGTAACTTAGGACTTTTTGTTGCAGCAAAAGAACTTGATATAAACCTTGAAGTAACTAAAGTAGGAGATAGATATGTTTTAGAGAAGATGCTTGATGGTAATTTTGTTGTTGGTGGAGAGCAATCAGGGCATATTATCCTATTAAGTCACACAACAACTGGAGATGGTATTTTAACATCACTACATCTTGCTAAATTAATAAAAGAAAGTGGCCAAAAGTTATCCGAACTCTCAAAAATCATGAAAGTATTTCCTCAAGTTCTCAAAAATGCAAAAGTATCAAATGAGAGAAAGAATGACTATATAAATGATATTAAAATAAAGAATTTTATTTCTGACCTTGAAAATAAATACAGCGGGAAAGGTAGAGTTTTAATAAGACCATCTGGTACAGAGCCACTTGTAAGAGTAATGATTGAGGGAGAAAACCTTGAAGAAATAACAAATGATGCTTCAAATCTTGCATTGCTAATAGAAGAAAGACTATCATAAAGTCTTTCTTACAAAAGCGCCTGAACCTACAAATACAGTAGGTTGACGAGGACCGAGGCTAATCGAGTTATCGGCGGATACCTCGGCGGATAAAGCCAAATAGCTTTATTCGAAAGTCTATGCTACAAAGCTTTTGGGGTAACCCAAAGACAAAGGCATAGGCAGTTTGCATAGATATTTAGATTTTAGGAGGATTATATATATGTGTGGCATTGTAGGCTATATTGGAGATAGAGATTGTATCTCTATTTTGATAAATGGTTTAAAAAGGCTTGAATATAGAGGATACGATTCAGCAGGTGTTGCTGTTATAGATAAAAATAATGAGAATATAAATATAATTAAAACTAAAGGAAGGCTTTCTGTTCTTGAAGAGAAGGTAAAAAAAAGCACTATTTCTGGTAACATTGGTATTGGACATACAAGATGGGCAACACATGGTGAACCATCTGATGAAAACTCACACCCACATACAAGCCAGAATGGCAGAATTGCAATTGTACACAATGGTATCATTGAAAACTATCTTAAACTAAAAGAATATCTTATCAAAAAAGGTTTTGAATTTACTTCTGATACAGATACAGAGGTTGTTGCTCATTTAATTGAATACTATTATAAAGGAGATATTATTGAAGCATTTATTAAAACACTTGAAAAAATTCAAGGTTCATATGCACTTGGAGTTTTAAGCCTTGATAATCCTGATATGATGCTTGCAGCAAGAAAGGATAGCCCACTTATTGTAGGACTTGGTCAAGGTGAGAATTTTATTGCATCAGATATTCCTGCAATCCTTGAATACACGAGAGATATATACATTCTTGAAGAAAATGAAATAGCAATACTTAAAAAAGATGGTGTCGAAATAATAAACACCGAAAGAGAAACAATAAATAAAGAGGTATTCCATGTAACATGGGATATTTCATCAGCTGAAAAAGGCGGCTATGAGCACTTTATGATAAAAGAAATTATGGAGCAGCCAAAAGCTGTTAAAGATACATTAACTGGAAGGTTACCAGAAGAAGGCTTTGATATCAACCTTGATGGAATTAAGATAACAGCAGATGATTTGAAGAATATCAATAAAATATTTATAGTTGCTTGTGGAACTGCTTATCATGCTGGTATTGTTGGTAAATATGTAATTGAAAAACTAACCCGAATTCCTGTTGAGGTTGATATAGCAAGTGAGTTTAGATATAGAGATCCAATAATTGATAAGAATACATTAACAATTGTTATTTCTCAATCCGGTGAAACAATAGATACATTAGTTGCAATGAGAGAGGCTAAAATAAGAGGTTCAAGAACACTTGGGATAGTTAATGTTGTAGGTTCATCTATAGCAAGAGAGGTTGATGACTGCCTTTATACATGGGCAGGTCCTGAAATTGCAGTTGCCTCAACAAAGGCATATACAACCCAGCTAATTTGCTTATATCTGATAGCTCTGGACTTTGCTAAGAAGCTTGAAAGAATATCAGATGACCAATTTATTAGGCTTAGTAGAGAGATTAGAAGCATTCCTGAAAAGATTGAAAATATACTTACTCATAAAGAAAATATACAAAAATATGCTTCAGAAAACTTCAATGCAAAGGATATCTTTTATTTAGGAAGAGGGCTTGATTTTGCAGTTGCTATGGAAGGATCTTTAAAACTCAAAGAGATTTCATATATACATTCTGAAGCCTATGCAGCAGGCGAATTAAAACATGGAACAATTGCTTTAATTGAGAAAGGGACATTTGTTTTAGCATTAGCAACACAAGAAGCACTATTTGATAAGATGATAAGCAATATAAAAGAGGTTAAATCTCGTGGTGCCGTTGTAATGTCAGTAGCACTTGAAGGAAACACAGAGATAGAAAAGGTATCAGATTATGTTTTATATATCCCTAAAACAGAACCAGAGATTGCACCAGTTTTAACTGTTATACCATTGCAGCTTTTTGCTTATTACACAGCAGTATTCAGGGGCTGCGATGTAGACAAACCAAGAAACTTAGCAAAAAGCGTAACTGTAGAGTAAAACCAATGAGCCAATGGGGACGGTTGTATATACACAATAAACTCCACTCCATGATAATAAAGTTGACTCTATGATAATAAAGTTCATTCCAAAACCTCGTAGCAGATGCAGGATAACTCCTGATTTGCTGCGGGGCTTTTGTTTTTTAGGGTAGGTAGGGCTAAGGTGTAAGGGTTAAGAAATTAGATTCTTTATTAGAATTTTGATTAGAATGTTGTGATGATTAAAGCCTTCAAACTATTGATTTTAAAGGGATTGAGGATAGTATTGATTACTGTATTGAAGGAAATATTGATATATTAATTGATAAGATGCACTGAAGGATGCACATACCTTAACCCTTATCCCATGAAACTTATCCCTATTTTTCTTTCAACTTGCTCCTAAAAAGAACCAACTTTATTTTAAAAATTATTACAAGGATTAAGGAAAAAGTGTTAATAAATGGGATAAAAATATGAGATTTTAGAGCGGACTTTATTATCTGGAAAGAAATAGGGAAATAGGTTCAAGGTGAGAAGGGATAAGGGGTTGAGGGTGTGAGGGCTGGAGCGGAGTTTATTTTAAATATACATAGTTAGGGGTAAGGATTTTTGGGGATAAGGAATAAGGAAAAATCAATAAATAATAAAGTTTGCTCCGTGATAATAAAGTTGATTCTAAAACAATAAAGTCGGTTCTGTAATAATAAAGTTGGTCCTGGAATAATGAAGTTATGCCATTGAAAGGTTATAAAGTGGTATGAAAATAGAATTAAAGATTAAGAATTACAAATGCAGAATGCTTGTTTCATAAGTAGCAAAATTTTATCAAAATAAAATTGAAGTTATAACGGGAATTTATTATCAGGATTTAGAGCATGGATATTAAAAAATAGAAGGAGATATTTATAGTAAGGTATTTGGATAAATAAATATTAATGTATAATGATAATAGGATATTATTTTTACTTTTGCAGAATATAGAGAAATGATAAAATAGAAATGCATCAATACAAGTAAAAGGAGTCGTGAGGGTATGAAAATTCTTCAATTGAAGATAACATTAAAAGACGTAAAGCCTCCTGTCTGGAGAAGGGTATTGGTTAGAGACGATATCACGTTTTATAAACTCCACAGGATAATCCAGTATGCGATGGGATGGTTTGAATCCCACCTTTATGAGTTCAGGCTAGGAGAAATGATTATTGGGGAAAAAGATGATGACTGGGACTTTTACGACAGATATGAAGTAAAAAGTGCAAAAAGGGTAAAGTTAAGCAGCATGAACTTTGCGCCAAAGGATAAATTCAGATATGTTTACGATTTTGGTGATGACTGGAGACATGACATTGTTGTTGAGAAGGTGCTTGCCCCAGAAGAAGGTATTAAATATCCAGTATGTATCGGTGGTAAAAGAAACTGTCCTCCTGAAGATGTAGGTGGGCCGTGGGGATATGAGGACTTTCTTGAAGCAATTCAAGACCCGCAGCATCCAGAGCATGAATCCATGCTTGAATGGGTGGGGGGTTCTTTTGACCCTGAAGAATTCAGCATAGATGAAGTCAATAATATGTTGAAGATGATAAAGTAAAAGCATATAGAACATATTTTATCGGACTTTGTATGGAGGAGATAAGGTGATAAAATAGGGGGAAAAATAACATGTCAGATAACATTAATAAAGTAGTTGTTATTTATAAATCAAAATATGGCAGCGCACAACGCTATGCACAGTGGATTGCAGATGAAGTCAAGGCGGATTTATTTGAAAGGTCTAAAATTACACTAAACGACATACTCAAATATGATACAATTGTTTATGGCGGTTCACTGTATGCTACTGGTATTTTGGGTATCTCACTCATAAAAAAGAACTTCGACAGAATGAAAGATAAAAAAGTGATAGTATTCTCTGTAGGTGCGTCTCCCGCACATCCTGAAGCAATAAATGATATTAAAAATAATAATTTTACTGAAGAAATGAAGGAAAAAGTCTATTTCTTTCACTTGCGGGGTGGCTTCAATTATAAAAAGTTAAATCCAATTGATAAGGTTTTAATGTATCTTCTAAAGAAAAAAATTGAGCATAAAAAACCTGATGAACTTACTGACGATGAAAAAGGAATGCTTATATGCTATAAACATCCTGTTGACTGGACAAATAAAAAATCAATAAATCCGATTATTGAATCAATAAAAAGTAGAAGTCCAGGGCTAAGAAGAGAATCTTAGGCATTTATTAATTTTACAAATATTGCATTGTATATTATTAAAGTGTGATACAATAGTTATTAAGCAAATTTATAGGGGGTATTTGGAATATGAAATTTAGAAAGTCTATAAGTTTACTGGTATTATGTATTGCTGCTCTGTCATTGATTGCAACAACATGTGGAATTTTTTCAAAACAAGGTCCTGGAGAATATAATTTTACATCAATACACGGTCAAACAATAACTATTTACGGTAAAGGAATATATGGCAACAATTCTGTATTAGCAGCCCTGCAGGCCATACCGCAGGATATCGTGACATTGGGTTTAGGCATCCCGATTCTTATAATCTCGCTCTTTCTGGCAAGAAAAGGTTTAATAAAAGGAAGGCTGCTTCTAGGTGGAACATTGGGATATTTTTTAATTACATATATGATGTATACATTTATTGCAATGTATAACAGGCTGTTTTTGGTATATGTAGTGCTTATGTCAGCAAGTTTTTTTGCATTTGTTTTGACTTTGCTGGCATTTGATATTGAAAAAATGAGTTCTTATTTCAGTAATAAATTGCCAGTTAGGTTTGCAGGAGGCTACCTAATGTTCTCTACGGCAATGATAGGATACTTGTGGCTTGCGAGAGTCATACCAACACTCATTGACGGTTCTGTACCTTTGGAAGTGGAGCATGGTACTACACTAACAGTTCAAGCATTTGACCTGGCATTCTTTCTGCCTGGGATTTTTTTATCGGGGCTGCTTTTGATAAAGAAAAAACCGTTTGGTTACATGTTAGCACCAATTGCGACGGTCACTAATGTTTTAATAATGGCTGCGCTTTTATCAAAGGGAATTTCAATGAACCTGGCCGGCATAGAAGGAACTCTTCCAATGATTATTATGACCTCTTTATTTGGCTTGATAGCAATTGTGTCTTTATTTTTGATATTTAGGAATGTAAACGAACCTGTGCGCACATAAAAAGAAGGCTTTTCGGAACAACAATATTTTATTTTAGTATGGTTTTTCTGTATACCACAAAAAAACTTTATTAAAATAAAACTTAATAAAATTGGAATTTATTGTTACTATATTTATGTGCATGGATATTAAAGAGAAGCCGATGTTGATAGTAAGGTATTTTGGCTAAAAGAGAGGTTAATTAAGTGGTTTTGTGGGGAATCTTCATTAGCGCTTTTTTAATAGGCTTTTCAGGAGCAATGATGCCTGGGCCTATGTTAGGGGTTACGATTGACGGCAGCCTTAAAAAAGGGTGGACAGCAGGCCCTTTGACAGTGTTAGGGCATGGAATATTGGAACTTATATTGATTATCATCATGACATTCGGACTTAAAGATTTCTTTTCCAATCCGACGGTTGCAGGATTTATCGGATTATTTGGCGGCGCTTTTCTCGCATGGATGGGCTATGGAATGATAAAATCCGGCATTAATAAATCAGTTTCTTTGGAGAGCCAAAGAGCAGGGAATAGTGCTGGAGTGGGGAATCTTGCATTGGCGGGAGCGCTTGTAAGTGCTACCAATCCGTATTTTATTCTCTGGTGGGCGTCAACAGGTATGGAATCAATACGCCAGTCTTATACTTCAGGGCTAATTGGTGTTTTGTTCTTTTTTGTAGGACATATTTTATCCGACTTTGTATGGTATTCAGCAATTTCCACGGCATTTTCCAGAGGCAAGAAACTGATAAGTGATACTGTATATCGCTGGATTATTTTGTTGTTAGGCATATTTATTATAGCATTTTCAATCTATTTTATAGGCAGTGGATGGAAAATGCTTCAAACCTGATGATATAATTTCAAGGTGGACCTGATGAAAAAGATGCTATTACCTCGTAATAGATTTAAAATTTAAACTGGAGGTCAAACTCTATGAAATCAATGCTTTTTGAAATTAACAAGAAAAGATGGTTGACGCTATTTTTAGTAGCATTATCAGCAACAATATTTAGATTGATACTGCAGGCTTTTATCCCTTCAAGCGGTAGTAATCCTTTTCCTCCGAGTGCAATCGTCAAAGCAGGACTATTAATCCCCTCTTTTACTATTTATGCACTAATAACCTATTTTTTATTAGCGGTAGTATTTGTCATAATACAGGGTCGTCTACCAGGAACAAAGATTAAAAAAGGTTTAATGTTCGGTTTTTTATTCTGCATGATGTGGGGAATATACTTATTTGAGCCTTTACCTCACGTTTCAAGCACATCACTGACCGAACTTTTTGCTTATCCAATAGTGGATGGAATATCACTTGTATTTTTAGGATTGCTGTTAGGAAAATTCGTTGCTGTAGATTCCCAATTGTCAAGGAAAGTATACATTAATCTTAACATTGTACCGTTAATGGCAATACCTGTATGTTTCCTAGTACTGAGAGTATTTTGTTATAGTATAGTTCATATTTATTCCTCTTTTACTACCAATCCGTTAGGAACAATGATATGGGTAGTTGCATCAGGTATCTGGATAGGGGTTTTGTATTTATTTCTCGGACAAGGCATTAAGATAGAATCTCCGATGTTAAAATCACTATTTTTTGGCATTATAGTCTTTGGAATTAACCTTTTTCTTTTCAATTTTTTCATTACTTTGGTGTTCGAATCAGATATTGCTGATTTAATCATAAGAACTATGACAGACATCATATCTGTAACGATAGGAGTCTATATTTATGAGAAAGTTCGTTTCCTCATGATTTTGGCTCACAGCAAATAGTAAGTATTCAGAAAATGCAAATAGTTAATATCAATGTAAAATAGAAGGATTTCATTGGCTATACTTTATTGCACATTATTTATTAAATTCGAAGCAAGAAATATACATGTAAGATTAAAAATGATTTACCGTATTTATTTCGGAGGGAAGTAAAAGATGACAAATGAAATATTAAATAAATCCTGTTGTAGAGGTAAAATAGAATCATCTCATAAAATAGAGGATGACAATATATGTCCTGTATGTAAAACATCAGGAATTAAAGTAAAGAATATTACTGTCAGGCATTTGGTAGTTGATACGCTGACAGAATCGGTCAGAGATATGGATTATTATATATGCATGAATGAAGAATGTGATATTGTTTATTATAATCCAGAATCAGGCATTAAGTTTGATAAGCAGCAAGTGAAAGTGCCTGTATGGTTTAAAAAAGACGCTAATCCTAAATATGCCTGCTATTGCAGCAAGGTTACAGAGGATCGGATAATAGATGCCGTAATAAAACACGGTGCAAAAACAGTTAAGGATATAATAGAAATCACAGGGGCGATGAAAAACAGCCAGTGTCTAAAGAATAACCCATTAGGGAAATGCTGTCATGAAATAATTCAGAAGGCTATAGACAAAGGATTATCTATGAAATAAGTGCAGTTATATTTAATACTGCATTTTTTATAATCCAAAGGAAGGTATAATTCTATCTTAATATAAACTTTCCGTAATGGATTTCAAGAAAGGCTACGCTGATATTCAAAATGTTTCTAAATAGAAGCCTTTCTCATATAGTGCGGCTTGTTAACTTTAGGGAGGAAAAAGGTTATGGGAATTGATATGCATGAGAAGCAAGAAAAATAGGTCAGTTAACAGGAGATATGTCTTATACACTGCAAATTGTAAAGAAATTGAAAAGAATGGGTTTTAGTATAAAACAAGTATTACAAACTATTGAGTTGCCCGAGAGTGCTGTTTTGCAGGCTTTTGCTGTTAAAAATGCAATTGTTAAATATGCAGGATGGGTGAGTGGATATGGAAAGGTCATCATCCTTCAGTCAGGAAAGTACGATATTTAATATGCTCTTCTTGCGGACATAGACGTACAGGTCGGGCAAACGGTAACCAAAGGACTGCAAATAGGAGGTGCTGACTCTACAGGAAATTCCACACTTACGAACGTATCAGGAAAGACGAGTTTGCAATGATACTGGCCAGAGTTACAGGTGTATGTGGGGGATATGCAGAAGCTTTCAATATATTAGCTCAGATGGCCGGAATACCTTCAATAGTCATCAGCGGAGAAGCAATAAATACCAGGTTTTCTGGTCCGCATGCATGGAACATGGTCAAGGTGAATAATGAAGTCAGATATGTAGATGTTACCTGGGATGACCCGTTACCAGATGGGGGACCCGGATATGTAAGGTATAACTACTTTTTGTTGACAGAAGAACAAATAGCTAAAGACCACTCATGGGATAGAAACAAATACAACCCTGAATTCTTAGATTTGATGCAAAAGTATATGAACTAAATTTAAAGAGGCAGAGTTTTAAACTCTGCCTGTCGTTTTTATAAAGGTTCTATGTCAATAGTTGAGGTAGGTAATTTTGAAAAAGACTTGTCAATAATTTTGTGTCTGTTCATAGTAACGTAACTGGAAAAGTTGATTTGTATCATAAATACATGATTTAATTTTTGGGACCGAATTTTTCCATTTGCTTTGTTTAAAACGTTCTCTTTGCAAGAAGATATTCAATATTATTATTTAAATAAATATTAAGTTCAGCTAACATAAATAAATTTAAGAATTCTTCCAGGAAAGCCTGCATAACAGGTTTATTATTTGGGTCATTATAAAAATATTTATTAAGCATTTTTTCAACTGTGTCATTTTTTATTTTTTCAAGGGTATTTTTATCCATTATACCTACCCCCCTTTATCTTTTATTATATATCAGACACAATTTCATTTTAACATCCATAGAAGGGATAAAGGGTTGAGGGTGTGAGGGCTGGAGTGGAGATTATTTTAAATATACATTTGGATGAGGTAAATTATTATTTGAAGATGATTAAGTAAAGATATGGTGGATGGTTGATATACCCCCTTCTATAATAGTTTTATTTTTTTTCATTGTCTACTATAATAAGAGCATAAAGCCTACCAAAAACTTTTTCTTATTGCTTTAATATTTCTTCTCTTTTTAAAATATGATTAAAGATACAAGCTTTTCTCTATGAATTAATCTAAAGGTAACTTTCTCAACACAAGCCCCACCTTGTTTGATTTCTTATCAATAACAACATATCCGAACTTTGGAAACTTTAATAGTGATTTGTACATAATAAAGTCAGCAGATGTATTTGTATATTCGGGGGCGTATCTAAACCTGAATGTTTCACTTTCCACAATGGTATAATTTGAATTTTTGGCAGGGAATTTGACAATAAAATTGCCTTTTTTATCTATTAAACCAATTGTATATCCTTTTATCACAACAGATGCCATTTCAGCAAAGAAAGAGCTTGCTTCAACAAATTGAGGCTTTAGAATGTAATTTCCTGAAGAATTTATATATCCCCAGTATTTATTTTGATGGACAGCAGCACATCCTTCCTGAAAATTTCTTACACTGTCAAATTGGGGGTTTATGGCTATTTTAAAGTTTTGGTTTATAAATCCCCATTTGCCATTTTGCTTGATAGAACAAAGCCCTTCAGAAAATTCGCCTATATCATCAAACATAGGCTTTATTGTCCATTTGCCGTTTATATCAACAATTCCCCATTTTTTATTTTTATAGACAGCCATAACATTATTAATGCCAATACCTTTTACATTATCAAAGGCTTCTTTACTTTCCAAGGTTTTACCACTTTTGTGGAAAATCAGCTTATATTTTTGACCCGCAAGCTGCCAAGATATAGAGTCAGGAAGCGGATCTGATTTTTTTTGTTTTGACTCAGAATTTTGCTGATTTATGCTATTATCAAGCACATTTTTAAACTTCTGATTAGATAACACATTTTCAAATGAATCATATTGACACTCTACGAAAGAATTACCAAGGGTATCAATTGCACCAAATTTGCCATCCTTTGAAACTAAAAAATATTGTATATACCATCCTGGCCATACACCATCTTTTAGTTCAACCACAGATAGGCAATAATTTCCATAAACAACGTGAGGTAGATTGTATTTGGTATTTGGATTAAAGCTGAGAATTTGCACAAAATACATCTTATCAAATTGAGGAGGAATGAATACTTTTTTATCCAAATTTAAAAAACCATATTTACCATCTTTTTCGCAGATGTATACATTTAGCCATGGATTTATCACTTCTAAAGAATCCAGGATTGGTTTTGCAATTATGTTAATTTTAGAATCAATAAAGCCTACTTTTCCATTCTGCAAGATTGCAAAGATGCCTTTGTATATTTTATTCTCAATGCCCATAATTGAAGAGCCGATAAAAACAATCGGATGTATTTCATCAAATTGAGGCTTC
It encodes the following:
- a CDS encoding DUF5658 family protein, with protein sequence MSIQKIKYFLLILSLYLLNFIDAIFTYIGIKYSFIYEANPIMRFLIVKNPLYFLIFKVFFVMMCLSLIFIYISKYKYLIIAVNIILLQYSLVVIKHILIFQNL
- a CDS encoding polymer-forming cytoskeletal protein, whose protein sequence is MSENERYNVVINGAGQIAGGNYSNVEINGAGNGNGNINCTTLECNGVINHQGDVHAQSIEINGTANFNGFVKTDSIEVNGTCSISNDLNTDNFEINGTLNILGNVDANNVEINGFVSTKGDFSADNFEVKGSFNIDGLLNAENISIKVFRKCSVREIGCTSIYVKGVKIPLLSNLIRSFDSRLDVNSIEGDVIHLENTTCKIVRGRNIEIGPNCEIEIVEYTDSLAIDPSSVVNTQSKVS
- the glmM gene encoding phosphoglucosamine mutase; protein product: MKRLFGTDGVRGIANQELTCELAFNLGRAGAYVLTKVHKKPKIIIGKDTRLSCDMLESSLAAGLSSVGADVYLVGVTTTPAIAYLTREKGFDAGVMISASHNPYEFNGIKFFNSDGFKLSDATEMEIEDIILNNRFDVIPKPENNMIGKIQTIDLKEDYKRFLKSTVDGLNLVGTKIVLDCANGASYKIAPEIFRELGADVVVLSDNPNGININKNCGSTHLEHLQEEVLKHQADFGIAFDGDADRCLAVDENGEVVDGDKIMLLIANNLKKQGKLSSDTLVVTVMSNLGLFVAAKELDINLEVTKVGDRYVLEKMLDGNFVVGGEQSGHIILLSHTTTGDGILTSLHLAKLIKESGQKLSELSKIMKVFPQVLKNAKVSNERKNDYINDIKIKNFISDLENKYSGKGRVLIRPSGTEPLVRVMIEGENLEEITNDASNLALLIEERLS
- the glmS gene encoding glutamine--fructose-6-phosphate transaminase (isomerizing); the encoded protein is MCGIVGYIGDRDCISILINGLKRLEYRGYDSAGVAVIDKNNENINIIKTKGRLSVLEEKVKKSTISGNIGIGHTRWATHGEPSDENSHPHTSQNGRIAIVHNGIIENYLKLKEYLIKKGFEFTSDTDTEVVAHLIEYYYKGDIIEAFIKTLEKIQGSYALGVLSLDNPDMMLAARKDSPLIVGLGQGENFIASDIPAILEYTRDIYILEENEIAILKKDGVEIINTERETINKEVFHVTWDISSAEKGGYEHFMIKEIMEQPKAVKDTLTGRLPEEGFDINLDGIKITADDLKNINKIFIVACGTAYHAGIVGKYVIEKLTRIPVEVDIASEFRYRDPIIDKNTLTIVISQSGETIDTLVAMREAKIRGSRTLGIVNVVGSSIAREVDDCLYTWAGPEIAVASTKAYTTQLICLYLIALDFAKKLERISDDQFIRLSREIRSIPEKIENILTHKENIQKYASENFNAKDIFYLGRGLDFAVAMEGSLKLKEISYIHSEAYAAGELKHGTIALIEKGTFVLALATQEALFDKMISNIKEVKSRGAVVMSVALEGNTEIEKVSDYVLYIPKTEPEIAPVLTVIPLQLFAYYTAVFRGCDVDKPRNLAKSVTVE
- a CDS encoding DUF4004 family protein, whose amino-acid sequence is MNEELISKKELLEITKISYGQLYRWKRKKLIPEEWFIRKSTFTGQETFFPKDKIIDRINKIKNMKDDLSLDQLADVFSENIVIRELTLDSLITHNIVSSRTFNFLKMFWGEKQLLSFTEIICSYIIDSLLINSEITLEEAKLIIDTLNPSSDENFVGTYKILSIVRKFGISFIVLGCENTLFDKEAKIIASIDIEKCIEELKLKKI
- a CDS encoding plasmid pRiA4b ORF-3 family protein — its product is MKILQLKITLKDVKPPVWRRVLVRDDITFYKLHRIIQYAMGWFESHLYEFRLGEMIIGEKDDDWDFYDRYEVKSAKRVKLSSMNFAPKDKFRYVYDFGDDWRHDIVVEKVLAPEEGIKYPVCIGGKRNCPPEDVGGPWGYEDFLEAIQDPQHPEHESMLEWVGGSFDPEEFSIDEVNNMLKMIK